Below is a window of Sulfurimonas sp. DNA.
AAAAGATTGAGGAAGAGCCTTTAGAAAACAGAAAGCTGATATCTTTAAACAAGTATTTAAAAAGCAAAGATTTTTCAAAGAAAAAAATCTCAAAGATAAAAGAGAAGTTTGAAGAAAAAGCGAATGAGGATTCTAGGATTATAACGATAGGCAAAAAGTACTATATCGATGTTCAAAAGTATGATTATAGCGATTTAATGTAGCACTTAGCAGTGTTCTATCCTGTTTCTGCCGTTGTGTTTAGCTGAATAGAGTTTCTGATCCGCTACACCGATATAGTCGTCTAAAAAGTGCTGCTTGTAGTGGATTTGCGGTGTAACCTCCACAAAACCGATACTTACGCTATGTTGAACGGCTTTGTTGTCAATCTCTAAAAAGTTATCATAAAAATCTTTGCGGATTTTTTCTAAAACTGCCAAACCTCTCTCTTTGCCGATAGCAGGAAGCATAATGACGAACTCTTCCCCGCCGTATCTGATTATGATATCGGAGTTGCGAATATTTTTTTTAACGATTTCAACAAAATGGATTAAAACTTTATCCCCAAAAAGATGTCCGTAAGTATCGTTTATGGTTTTAAAATCATCCAAATCACACATAGCCAGAATAAACGGGTTGCTTGTAGCCATAGATAACTCATATTGATTTTTAAATATATTTTTTAAACTATGTCTGTTTAGCGCATTTGTCAGAGGGTCTTTTATAACTTTGTTGTTCATCAAAATATTATCGATTAGTGCGAGTTCGGTTCCGATACTCAAAGATAACATCTCGCACTTTTCAAGATAGGTGATAATTACGCGATCTTCCTGCGTAGAGATATTTGAGCTAATTTTTTTGGCAAAAAGATGTAGAGTGTTGTGCATATTTACTATAGTGTTATATTTTGAATTGTTTTGAATAATCTTTTTTCCCTCATCGTGCAGCCATTTTCCGAAATTACACATTGTTGAGTCTAACTCCGGAAAATTAGTTATATTTTTATTATTGATGCAATCTGCAAGGTTTGAGAGCCATACCAGATGAGACTCGTAGTGAACTAAAATATTTTTTTCCATCAAATCGGAGAGCGAAGATATGCGGACATTATTTGTCAATTTTAGATTGCTTGCATACTCTTGCAGATATACCGATGCTACTTTGTTGTAAATATTGTTAAACAGTTGAAAAAGGTCTGCGAAGTTCGAGTTTATGGAATTTTTATCAATTTTATTTATTAAAATATTTTTTAGATTATTTATCTCATCCGCTATGACGATATAGTGCGCATCTGAAGAGATTTGAAGCTTTGCAAGAAGTTCAAACTGCTCTAGCAGTTGTTCCTCCTCAAATCTAGCACAGATAGTTTTAATAATATTTTTATAATACGACACATGCAGTCGTAAATTTTTATCATCATCTTTGCTTAGAAGACAATAGGTAGTATACTTATCTATAAACTCTTCTA
It encodes the following:
- a CDS encoding sensor domain-containing diguanylate cyclase, producing MVYDFSKLFKDAENILEEFIDKYTTYCLLSKDDDKNLRLHVSYYKNIIKTICARFEEEQLLEQFELLAKLQISSDAHYIVIADEINNLKNILINKIDKNSINSNFADLFQLFNNIYNKVASVYLQEYASNLKLTNNVRISSLSDLMEKNILVHYESHLVWLSNLADCINNKNITNFPELDSTMCNFGKWLHDEGKKIIQNNSKYNTIVNMHNTLHLFAKKISSNISTQEDRVIITYLEKCEMLSLSIGTELALIDNILMNNKVIKDPLTNALNRHSLKNIFKNQYELSMATSNPFILAMCDLDDFKTINDTYGHLFGDKVLIHFVEIVKKNIRNSDIIIRYGGEEFVIMLPAIGKERGLAVLEKIRKDFYDNFLEIDNKAVQHSVSIGFVEVTPQIHYKQHFLDDYIGVADQKLYSAKHNGRNRIEHC